Within Actinobaculum sp. 313, the genomic segment CGAGGACCAAGCCGCGCAGGTCAGCGTCGTCAAACGATCTGAGTCTGGCATGGTCCAGGACCCGGTGACCGTCGGACCCGACGCGACGATTTCACAACTCGACGAACTGTGCGGAAAGTATCGGGTGTCAGGGCTGCCCGTTGTGGACGACGACCGCAGGTTGCTTGGAATCATAACCAACCGAGATCTTCGTTTTATCCCGGAAGAGGACTTCGCCACCCGGACGGTGCGCGAGACGATGACGCCCATGCCACTGGTGACCGCGCCGCAGGGTGTGGAACGTGACGAGGCGGCGAGGCTTTTGGCCCAGCACAAGATCGAGAAGCTGCCGTTAGTCGACGAACATGGCCGCTTGTCCGGGTTGATCACGGTGAAGGACTTCGTCAAGACCCAGCAGTACCCGAATGCTTCGAAAGACTCGGACGGCCGGTTGATCGTGGGAGCGGGCGTTGGTTATTTGGCGGACTCGTGGGAGCGTGCGTGCGCACTTGCTGAGGCGGATGTGGACATTCTTGTCATTGATTCGGCCAATGGTGAGGCAAAGCTGGCGCTCGACATGATTCGCCGCTTGCGTTCCGACTCCGGGTTTGACGGCGTGCAGATTATCGGCGGCAATATCGCCACCCAGTCGGGTGCTCAGGCGTTGATCGACGCGGGGGTCGACGCGGTCAAGGTCGGCATTGGTCCGGGATCAATCTGTACCACCAGGGTTGTTGCCGGGGTCGGTATGCCGCAGGTGACCGCAATTGTTGAGGCGGCAAAAGCGTGCGGACCGGCGGGCGTTCCTTTGATTGCCGACGGCGGACTGCAGTACTCGGGAGACATTGGGAAGGCCTTGGTAGCAGGAGCGGACACGGTCATGCTGGGATCTCTGCTGGCGGGGTGTGAAGAAACGCCTGGCGAACTGGTGTTCGTCAACGGCAAGCAGTTCAAGCATTACCGGGGTATGGGGTCTTTGGGAGCGATGTCCTCGCGTGGCAAGCGTTCCTATTCGAAGGATCGCTACTTCCAAAGCGATGTCACCTCTGATGACAAGATCATTCCGGAGGGTATTGAGGGCCAGGTACCTTATCGGGGATCGCTGAGTTCGGTGCTCTATGAACTAGTCGGCGGTTTGCACCAGACGATGTTCTATTCGGGTGCGCGGACGGTTCCCGAGTTGAAGGAGCGAGGGCGTTTCGTTCGTATGACGTCAGCTGGACTTCGTGAGTCGCATCCGCACGACGTGCAAATGACCGTCGAGGCTCCGAACTATGCGGGCCGCGCGAACTGACACTTGAGGCAACTCACGCTCGAGGGAACCGAGAATCGCGCAAACCGACACTCGAGTAGGCCGATACTCGCGCGGACCGAGATTCGAGTGCACTGATGCTCGCGCAGACCGACACTGATGCGCCTTCCGGTGAAGGCAGCGAAACCGTTCACACTGCATGGGCGACGGGCCATTCCACGCTTTCCGTTGCTGGTGGCCTCTCTTCCTGCTGTGCTCGTTTGTTCAAGAAGGTGATGAACTCGGCGTATGCCTGTTCCTCTTGTTCTTGAATATCAATGAGTGGCTGTTCGGCGAGCTCCGGGTAGGCGCGCAGCATGGCGCCCAGCAGGCGCAGAGTGGCCATCACGTCAGCTTCGGCGTTGTGGAAGTCGTCGTCGTTCCACACATGGTAGTGGCGGCATAGATCTTCCAAGCGACGCTTGCCCTTGCGGTAACGATCAACGCTCCGATCCAGCAGGTACGGATCGACGACGGGGTAGATAATCCCGCCCAGGCGTTCGGCTAGCGTGGGGATGCTGTGGCGGCTCAGCTCGGCTTCGAGAAGCGTGAGGTCGTAGACCGCATTGAAGGCGACAATCGGCCATTC encodes:
- the guaB gene encoding IMP dehydrogenase, with the protein product MSTRDPFEFLGLTYDDVLLVPQATDVIPSEVDTTSRLTRRITLKTPLISAAMDTVTESRMAIAMARQGGIGIIHRNLSIEDQAAQVSVVKRSESGMVQDPVTVGPDATISQLDELCGKYRVSGLPVVDDDRRLLGIITNRDLRFIPEEDFATRTVRETMTPMPLVTAPQGVERDEAARLLAQHKIEKLPLVDEHGRLSGLITVKDFVKTQQYPNASKDSDGRLIVGAGVGYLADSWERACALAEADVDILVIDSANGEAKLALDMIRRLRSDSGFDGVQIIGGNIATQSGAQALIDAGVDAVKVGIGPGSICTTRVVAGVGMPQVTAIVEAAKACGPAGVPLIADGGLQYSGDIGKALVAGADTVMLGSLLAGCEETPGELVFVNGKQFKHYRGMGSLGAMSSRGKRSYSKDRYFQSDVTSDDKIIPEGIEGQVPYRGSLSSVLYELVGGLHQTMFYSGARTVPELKERGRFVRMTSAGLRESHPHDVQMTVEAPNYAGRAN
- a CDS encoding exonuclease domain-containing protein — encoded protein: MWSESPIIGFDTETTGVRPEESRLVTCSLVTITTEGVTRRYWLADPGVEIPESATQVHGITTEQARTEGRPAEEVLAEIADTLAAHMEQEWPIVAFNAVYDLTLLEAELSRHSIPTLAERLGGIIYPVVDPYLLDRSVDRYRKGKRRLEDLCRHYHVWNDDDFHNAEADVMATLRLLGAMLRAYPELAEQPLIDIQEQEEQAYAEFITFLNKRAQQEERPPATESVEWPVAHAV